A window from Osmia lignaria lignaria isolate PbOS001 chromosome 8, iyOsmLign1, whole genome shotgun sequence encodes these proteins:
- the Mkp3 gene encoding mitogen-activated protein kinase phosphatase 3: protein MPGGNVTEEEFVDPEWLFRELRSRDGPSKLLILDCRAHSDFSEAHIRGSVPLAIPSIMLRRLAAGKVDLLSTIRCLDLRNRVEVFLCGDENSRGTFVLIGDSTDPAGHQGETIQVLTRRLRSSGGCVAILMNGFEAFRNRYPEWCEGSQTTGEGPPGQDSNDGELMGLRSLRISTPPTRSYSDSDSDSTCDSVGPEEDKDFPVEILPHLYLGNAANSGDREALARHRIQYILNVTPDLPNVFESAGSMKYMQIPISDHWSQNLASFFPQAIQFIEEARSSDKGVLVHCLAGVSRSVTITVAYLMHKCSLSLNDAFNLVRSRKSNVAPNFHFMEQLHSFEKELRDRGDRNRGNDQRCIGACRPGGPCNCPAPSFLSPIDLGLSPDSGIEFDRWASSTPAE from the exons ATGCCAGGGGGAAATGTTACGGAGGAGGAGTTTGTGGACCCTGAATGGCTTTTCAGAGAGCTTAGATCTCGAGACGGTCCGAGCAAACTTCTGATATTAGACTGTCGAGCGCATTCTGATTTCTCTGAAGCTCATATAAGAGGTTCGGTTCCTTTAGCCATACCTAGCATCATGCTGAGAAGATTGGCAGCAGGTAAAGTTGATCTGCTGTCGACGATAAGGTGCTTAGATCTAAGAAATCGAGTTGAAGTGTTTCTGTGCGGTGATGAAAATAGCAGAGGGACATTCGTATTGATCGGTGACTCCACTGACCCTGCAGGACATCAGGGTGAAACGATTCAAGTTTTAACTCGAAGGCTTAGAAGTAGCGGAGGATGTGTAGCTATTTTAATGA ATGGCTTCGAAGCGTTCAGAAATAGATATCCTGAATGGTGCGAAGGTAGCCAGACTACCGGTGAAGGTCCTCCTGGTCAGGACTCTAACGATGGAGAATTAATGGGTCTCAGATCTCTTCGGATATCTACTCCACCGACAAGGTCATACTCAGACTCTGACAGTGATAGTACGTGTGATTCTGTTG GACCCGAAGAAGATAAAGACTTCCCAGTTGAAATCTTGCCCCACTTGTATCTTGGAAACGCGGCAAATAGCGGAGATAGAGAGGCTCTAGCTCGTCACAGGATACAATACATTCTGAATGTAACCCCAGATTTGCCAAATGTATTTGAAAGCGCGGGTTCCATGAAATACATGCAAATACCTATAAGTGATCATTGGAGCCAGAACTTAGCTAGTTTCTTTCCCCAAGCAATTCAATTCATTG agGAAGCACGGAGCTCGGACAAAGGAGTGCTGGTTCACTGTTTAGCTGGAGTATCTCGGTCTGTTACAATCACCGTTGCTTACCTTATGCACAAGTGTAGCCTCAGTTTGAACGATGCTTTCAATCTAGTACGTAGTCGAAAATCGAACGTTGCcccaaattttcattttatggaACAGTTACATAGTTTTGAAAAGGAACTGAGAGATCGTGGTGACCGAAACAGAGGGAACGATCAGAGGTGTATAGGAGCCTGCCGACCCGGGGGACCCTGTAATTGTCCAGCGCCCAGTTTCCTTAGCCCCATCGATTTAGGTCTAAGCCCAGACTCGGGAATAGAATTTGATAGGTGGGCGTCGAGTACGCCGGCTGAATGA
- the Plap gene encoding phospholipase A2 activator protein, whose amino-acid sequence MSLLRASHDYQNTMAKPCYKLRTSLFGHTSDVRAVATFADGTIVSTSRDETARVWKPSGSGKDYEHTTTLKGHSNFVTSVCVINPSERNPTGFVITGSHDKTIHIYVPDQTEPINVIKSHQDTVCKLSTGKKEGIFLSSSWDMSAKVWNLSDLSKPQLNLLGHTAAVWCVIDLSSGLYVTGSADKLVIIWTSDGSVQHKLTGHTDCVRDISAINNNEFLTCANDATVRHWNASLGTCLGTYCGHENYIYSIVALENGTNIFTCGEDRTLRIWNNTELNQTITLPTQSVWCIALLPDGDVIAGSSDCVVRIFTCNPEHYADAETLKEFEQEVASNKLNAQLELGGIKVKDLPDAKALLQPGQRDGQTKIVNDGDAIRAYSWSQNEQRWIKIGDVMGASGGSAATSGKQLYNGKEYDYVFSVDIQDGVPPLKLPYNNDQDPWHVAQKFLLDNGLSQLLLDQVANFIIKNSRPAPVVKADAQYADPFTGGSRYIPQATTDTVPQECAKPATINSSDTSLTPSYIPHIKYLKLEQANLPAILEKLRELNSKQSDPLKVSNEQLECLVKLAGNKASEQLRGDALNTLMVLLNWSDDVLFPVLDITRLVVLCKDINDVLCTDELLQIVKNHIRNDALPSNQMLVFRLLANMFAYEKGEKLCINYKDEILRSILDLQSLGSKNNQVAISTFILNLTVALNKYSDTVGKTQCLNVIFSVLPRLNESEAVFRTLVALGTLLCTTTDQKDRDHLIKAVRQSEAALNILKTMSETKISTNTSNKLANCSKQIISLII is encoded by the exons AAGTGGCAAGGATTACGAGCATACCACCACACTGAAGGGACACTCTAATTTTGTTACCTCTGTATGCGTTATAAATCCATCAGAACGTAATCCTACAggtttcgttataaccggcagCCACGACAAAACCATACATATTTATGTACCGGATCAAACGGAACCTATAAACGTTATAAAAAGTCATCAAGATACAGTATGTAAGCTAAGTACAGGTAAAAAGGAAGGTATATTCCTTTCCAGCTCTTGGGACATGAGCGCCAAAGTATGGAATCTTAGCGATTTAAGCAAACCGCAGTTGAATCTGTTAGGTCATACAGCAGCTGTATGGTGCGTCATAGATTTATCAAGCGGCTTGTACGTGACTGGATCAGCAGATAAGTTAGTCATAATATGGACAAGCGATGGTtccgtacaacataaattaacTGGTCACACTGATTGTGTtcgtgatatatctgcaataaATAACAATGAATTTTTAACTTGTGCCAATGATGCCACTGTACGTCATTGGAACGCATCTCTTGGAACTTGTTTAGGAACGTACTGCGGACATGAGAACTATATCTATAGTATCGTAGCCTTGGAAAATGGTACAAATATATTTACATGCGGCGAAGATCGAACGCTTAGGATATGGAATAACACCGAATTAAATCAAACTATTACCTTGCCAACTCAGTCTGTATGGTGCATCGCTTTACTTCCTGATGGTGACGTTATTGCTGGAAGTTCCGACTGTGTTGTCAGGATATTCACTTGCAATCCAGAACATTATGCGGATGCGGAAACGTTAAAAGAATTCGAGCAGGAGGTAGCCAGCAATAAACTCAATGCTCAACTAGAGTTAGGTGGGATCAAAGTCAAGGA TTTACCAGATGCAAAAGCATTGTTACAACCCGGTCAAAGAGATGGTCAAACGAAAATTGTTAATGACGGAGATGCGATAAGAGCGTACAGTTGGTCACAAAATGAACAAAGGTGGATAAAAATCGGAGATGTGATGGGCGCAAGTGGTGGCAGTGCGGCTACATCTGGGAAACAGCTATATAACGGAAAGGAATATGATTATGTATTTTCAGTTGACATACAAGATGGTGTTCCTCCGTTAAAATTACCTTACAATAACGATCAAGATCCATGGCACGTTGCACAGAAATTCCTTCTTGACAATGGTCTTAGCCAATTGCTGTTAGATCAG GttgcaaattttataataaaaaattctcgACCTGCACCAGTTGTGAAAGCTGATGCTCAGTATGCTGATCCTTTCACAGGAGGCAGTAGATACATTCCTCAAGCAACGACAGACACAGTACCGCAGGAATGTGCGAAACCAGCAACAATAAACTCCTCTGATACGTCATTAACTCCTTCTTATATCCCTCACATTAAATACCTGAAATTAGAACAGGCTAATCTTCCTGCAATTTtgg AAAAACTACGTGAATTAAATTCCAAACAAAGTGACCCTCTTAAGGTGTCGAATGAGCAGCTGGAATGTTTGGTAAAACTTGCAGGAAACAAAGCATCCGAACAATTAAGAGGCGATGCTCTGAACACGTTAATGGTCCTTTTAAATTGGTCTGATGACGTATTGTTTCCTGTTCTCGACATAACGAGACTGGTAGTACTGTGTAAAGATATTAACGATGTCCTGTGTACAGATGAATTGTTGCAAATCGTTAAGAATCATATTAGAAACGATGCACTTCCTTCTAACCAGATGCTCGTGTTTCGTTTATTAGCAAACATGTTTGCTTATGAAAAAGGTGAAAAACTGTGCATTAATTATAAAGATGAAATATTAAGATCTATACTGGATCTACAGTCTCTTGGGAGTAAAAACAATCAG GTTGCAATTTCAACTTTTATATTAAACTTAACCGTGGCTTTGAACAAGTACAGTGATACCGTTGGTAAAACTCAATGTTTAAACGTAATATTTTCGGTTTTACCTCGTTTAAACGAATCCGAGGCGGTGTTTAGAACTCTGGTAGCATTAGGAACACTTTTATGTACGACAACAGATCAAAAAGACCGTGATCATTTAATCAAAGCGGTCCGACAATCCGAAGCTGCGTTAAatatacttaaaacaatgtcagAAACAAAAATCTCGACAAATACATCGAACAAGCTGGCGAATTGTTCAAAACAGATTATCAgcttaattatttaa